The Candidatus Paceibacterota bacterium genome contains the following window.
TTGGAAAAATATTAAGAGCGGCGGAAGGAAGATACATAACAATGATTACAGCAGATCATGGAAACTTCGAAGAAATGATAACGAGGTCGGGAGAAACAATTGGAGAACATACTTCAAATCCTGTTCCCCTTTTTCTTGTGGACCCAAAATTCAAAAGTGAAATCCCCCAAGAAAAAATGTTATATAAAATAGAAAAACCTGGCGGCTTTTTGTTCGATATAGCCCCCACGATTCTTGAGTATCTTGAAATTCCTTCTCCTCCTGAAATGATTGGCTCCGCTTTAACCTCGAGCCTCTTTGAGTAAATTCATTACCTTTTTTTCTAAAATTTTTTCTCTTATAAAGTTTCTAAAATCTTCCTCGCTTTGTTTATTCTTTATGTCGCCCAAAAGCTGAGGATATTTTTTTTCGGTCTCTTCTATTTCTTTTTCTACTTCTTCGTCTTGAACCATTATATTTTCTCTCTCGGCTATATCATATATACAAAGAAAAATCTTTACTCTTTTTTTAGCTTCTGGAATAAATTCTTTCTTGAGATCTTCTTCTGTTTTTTTAACCTGCGAAAGATAAGTATTAAAGGGAAGCCCCATTTGTTCCTCTACTGTTTTTTTAAGATCATCAAGCATTCTATCCCTTTGCTCTTTTACTAAAATTTCAGGAACCTCAATTTGAGAATTTTTGGCAATTTTATCAAGAACTGCACCCTGCCATCTTTTCTCTTCCGCAGCTTCTTTCTCAGCTTTAATTCCTTCTTTTATATTGTCTTTTAAAGATTTTTTATCTTTGAAATCACCAAGAGATTTTACAAAATCATCATTTAATTCTGGAAGTTCTATTCTGAATATCTCTTTTAATTTAACTTTAAAATCAAGATTCTTTCCTCTTAATTCTTTTTTCCAAAAATTTGAAGGGCACATTACAGAAAAATTTTTCTCCTCGCCCTCTGACAAACCAAGAAGGTTTTTCTCAAAATCAGGAATAAGCTTTCCTTCGCCAATAATAATTTTTTGGTCTTTTATATCTCCATTCTCAACCCTTACCCCTTCACTTCTTATTTTATAATCTATTGTCACCTCATCCCCCTTTGCTGCTGGTTTGAATTTTCTTATGCGTTTTGCTCTTGATTTCTGCAGCCAAGATAAAGCGTCTTCTATTTCTTTTTGTTCTATTTTTATTTCTTTTAATTTTTCTTCCCTTGCAATCCTCCTCCAATTGTCTAATTTAACTTCAGGAAAGACCGCAGTTTCAATATCTGCTTTAAACTCGCCTGTTTCTTCTATTTTTGGAAAATCAATTTTTGCTTGTGGAGGACCTAAAATTTTTATTTTTTTCTCGCTAACAATTTTGGGGAAATTTTCATTTAAAGCAATTTTCGCAGCTTCTTCTGTAATTTTACCTTTGCCGATTTTTTCTTCTATAATTTTTTGTGGCGCTTTCCCGGGCCTGAAACCAGGAATATTTATTGTTTTGGATAATTCTTTAGCTGCCCTAACTAAATAAGGCGAGAATTCCTCGCCCGATAGTCTTAAGTTAATTTTCACTTTTGACCCCGAAAGATCTTCAATATCAACATCCATATTTTCTGTTATTTTTTTATAATCTTATCTACAATACCATATTCTTTTGCGTCTTCAGATGTAAGATAAAAGTCCCTATCTGTGTCTTTTTCTATGTTGCCAAGCGCCTGGCCCGTATGTTTTGAAAGAATTTTGTTTAATCTCTCTTTTATCTTCATGATATGCTTTGCTGAAATTTCAATCTCAACTGCCTGTCCTCCTGCCTGACCCATGACTTGATGTAACAAAATCTCAGAGTTGGGAAGAGCAAATCTTTTGCCTTTTTTACCAGCAGATAAAAGTA
Protein-coding sequences here:
- the tig gene encoding trigger factor; amino-acid sequence: MDVDIEDLSGSKVKINLRLSGEEFSPYLVRAAKELSKTINIPGFRPGKAPQKIIEEKIGKGKITEEAAKIALNENFPKIVSEKKIKILGPPQAKIDFPKIEETGEFKADIETAVFPEVKLDNWRRIAREEKLKEIKIEQKEIEDALSWLQKSRAKRIRKFKPAAKGDEVTIDYKIRSEGVRVENGDIKDQKIIIGEGKLIPDFEKNLLGLSEGEEKNFSVMCPSNFWKKELRGKNLDFKVKLKEIFRIELPELNDDFVKSLGDFKDKKSLKDNIKEGIKAEKEAAEEKRWQGAVLDKIAKNSQIEVPEILVKEQRDRMLDDLKKTVEEQMGLPFNTYLSQVKKTEEDLKKEFIPEAKKRVKIFLCIYDIAERENIMVQDEEVEKEIEETEKKYPQLLGDIKNKQSEEDFRNFIREKILEKKVMNLLKEARG